Proteins encoded in a region of the Clostridium beijerinckii genome:
- a CDS encoding MFS transporter, with the protein MTNSKSHKWSILLVVTLVSFITNLDSTIVIIGLPNMMEGLNISVTTGLWIITGYIIASTVLILPAGKWADTVGTKRIFVLGLIIFAVGTILCGIADSGLTLNLYRLIQGGGAALAMATATPTIIKTFHSNELGLALSINATSWVIGAIIGPVAGGALISSFGWRSIFFITVPFVLLCIIGAFLVMEETKPNINQKNDWIGILTFSLGLILTMIVLSEGQSLGWVSYKTLGLCIVTILLWVAFIITELRVENPLFNFKLLLYRNYSIGLVITLFYCIAYFSLPLLLSIYLQSALHLSPTMSGLLMISLSVPQLILGPFAGKLVDNIGSLKTLTFGIVFLIIGIFFLGNLGGELSVKAIVTPLILLSIANGLAWPSLAKTVLSAVPKEQSGSASGMHYTIMNVGKALSQTLAILTIEVIIPADVVSKAIIGMGSFANVNISGNLVKSIDSGFRFFTIFFVVALGLSLFLLYSKRGENIKERVDMA; encoded by the coding sequence ATGACAAATTCTAAATCACACAAATGGAGCATTCTACTTGTTGTTACATTAGTTTCATTTATTACAAATTTAGATTCTACTATTGTAATAATAGGTTTGCCTAATATGATGGAAGGATTAAATATTTCAGTAACTACTGGATTGTGGATAATTACTGGTTACATTATTGCAAGTACAGTTTTAATATTGCCTGCTGGAAAATGGGCAGATACAGTTGGAACAAAGCGTATTTTCGTGTTAGGACTTATAATTTTTGCAGTTGGTACAATACTTTGTGGAATTGCAGACTCAGGATTGACTTTAAATTTATATAGGCTAATTCAAGGAGGTGGAGCAGCATTAGCAATGGCAACTGCAACTCCAACTATAATTAAGACTTTTCATAGTAATGAGCTTGGGCTAGCCTTGAGTATTAATGCTACTTCATGGGTTATTGGAGCAATAATTGGACCAGTAGCTGGTGGTGCTCTAATTAGCAGCTTTGGTTGGAGATCAATATTCTTTATTACAGTACCTTTTGTACTTCTTTGCATAATTGGAGCATTTTTAGTAATGGAAGAGACTAAACCTAATATTAATCAAAAAAATGACTGGATTGGGATATTAACATTTAGCTTAGGTTTAATATTAACGATGATAGTACTTTCAGAAGGACAATCATTAGGATGGGTATCATATAAAACTTTAGGGCTATGTATAGTTACAATTTTATTATGGGTTGCATTTATAATCACAGAATTACGCGTAGAAAATCCATTATTTAATTTCAAGCTGCTCCTGTACAGAAATTATTCAATTGGACTTGTAATTACATTATTTTATTGTATTGCATATTTTTCATTACCTTTATTGTTGAGTATATATTTGCAAAGTGCATTACATTTAAGTCCAACTATGTCAGGGCTATTGATGATTTCACTATCTGTACCACAGCTTATATTGGGTCCGTTTGCAGGTAAACTTGTAGATAATATCGGATCATTAAAGACTCTTACATTTGGAATTGTGTTTCTTATTATAGGAATATTCTTTCTTGGAAATCTTGGGGGAGAGCTATCAGTTAAAGCTATAGTTACACCACTAATATTATTATCAATAGCAAATGGCCTAGCTTGGCCGTCGTTAGCGAAAACTGTATTGTCAGCAGTGCCTAAAGAACAATCTGGTTCAGCATCAGGGATGCATTATACTATAATGAATGTTGGTAAAGCATTAAGTCAGACATTAGCCATATTAACAATAGAAGTTATTATACCTGCGGATGTAGTCTCTAAGGCAATTATAGGTATGGGAAGCTTTGCTAATGTAAATATAAGTGGAAATTTAGTTAAGTCTATAGATTCCGGTTTCAGATTTTTTACAATTTTCTTTGTAGTTGCACTAGGGTTAAGTTTATTTCTTTTATATTCTAAAAGAGGAGAGAATATTAAAGAAAGAGTTGATATGGCATAG
- a CDS encoding nitroreductase family protein, which translates to MENVIENIKSRRSIRKYKKEQIKDEELFTILDSAKHAPSGGNSQTWQFTVVQNKEILLELNGYIKEAFEKLEVDENTYKSKKAGKVASKKDDYNFYYNAPTLIIVSNESNYSNAMADSACAIENMLLAANYLELGACWINQLTWFDNDENVRKLLTRLGISEKHKVCGSICIGYIDGIKPEKKILKENTVTIIR; encoded by the coding sequence ATGGAAAATGTAATTGAAAATATAAAATCAAGAAGAAGTATAAGAAAATACAAAAAGGAACAAATAAAAGATGAGGAACTATTTACAATCTTAGATTCAGCAAAACATGCACCAAGTGGAGGTAACTCTCAAACATGGCAATTTACTGTAGTTCAAAATAAAGAAATTCTTTTAGAGTTAAATGGATATATTAAAGAAGCTTTTGAAAAGCTTGAAGTTGATGAAAATACCTATAAAAGTAAAAAAGCAGGTAAAGTTGCATCGAAGAAAGATGACTACAATTTTTATTACAACGCTCCAACATTGATTATAGTATCGAATGAGTCTAACTATAGTAATGCAATGGCAGATAGTGCTTGTGCTATAGAAAATATGCTTTTAGCCGCAAATTACTTGGAACTTGGAGCATGTTGGATAAATCAATTAACATGGTTTGACAATGATGAAAATGTAAGAAAGTTACTTACACGCTTAGGAATTTCAGAAAAACATAAGGTTTGTGGGTCTATTTGTATTGGTTATATAGATGGTATTAAGCCAGAGAAAAAAATATTGAAGGAAAATACAGTGACAATTATAAGATAA
- a CDS encoding MerR family transcriptional regulator: protein MENFIYGSDPKYTINEVSKITKLSKPTIRYYEDIGLLQGIARDKNNIRLFSDDQIMRLRMIQCMRSTGMGIDLIRHYIDLSNEDKMGLKERYSIVLEQEEILLAKKEEIERQLAFIEHKKHTLKEKHNNKKITH from the coding sequence ATGGAAAATTTTATTTATGGATCCGACCCCAAATATACAATCAATGAAGTTTCTAAAATAACTAAACTATCCAAGCCTACTATCCGTTATTATGAAGATATCGGATTACTCCAAGGAATAGCTCGAGATAAGAATAATATTCGTTTATTTTCTGATGATCAAATTATGAGATTACGAATGATTCAATGTATGCGAAGTACAGGAATGGGAATTGATCTAATTCGCCATTATATTGATCTATCTAATGAAGATAAAATGGGACTTAAAGAACGTTATTCCATTGTTTTAGAACAAGAGGAAATACTTTTAGCAAAAAAGGAAGAGATTGAAAGACAATTAGCTTTCATTGAACATAAAAAACATACTCTAAAGGAAAAGCATAATAATAAAAAAATCACCCACTAA
- a CDS encoding aldehyde dehydrogenase family protein, producing the protein MNNNENIKVIDKIYINGEFIKPNGTESMDIINPSTKEIIGRVILGNEVDTQKAIAAAKEAFKTFSKTTLEERSDMLKRLYDAVISRADELTQACVEEYGAAVKAAAGRTQLTANSFLWAKEVMEEFEFTKYIGKAKVVLEPVGVIALITPWNANNSQIAIKVATAISTGCTVVIKPSEFCAIQTQILAECFHEAGIPSGVINIVNGLGGSVGAELTRNPDVAMISFTGSTKTAKIIHHGAVDTMKRVILELGGKSPNIILDDADFTKAIPRAIMSCFGNNGQMCIAGSRLLVPEHRLSEVKELIKKAVENTKVGYPWEEDTFIGPMINENHYNNVQRYIKIGIEEGAELIVGGEGHPEGLENGNFVKPTVFANVTRDMTIAREEIFGPVLSILTYRTEEEAVEIANDTVYGLGAYISSSNIEKANQIASQIAAGTIYINDVMLEMKAPFGGFKQSGIGRECGIYGLQEHLEPKTIIVSNENIK; encoded by the coding sequence ATGAATAATAATGAAAATATTAAAGTAATTGACAAAATTTACATTAATGGAGAATTTATAAAACCTAATGGAACAGAATCAATGGATATTATAAATCCTTCAACAAAAGAAATAATTGGACGTGTAATCTTAGGAAATGAGGTTGATACACAAAAGGCTATTGCAGCTGCTAAAGAAGCATTTAAAACATTCTCAAAAACTACATTAGAAGAGCGAAGTGATATGCTTAAAAGGTTATATGATGCTGTAATCTCGAGGGCTGATGAGTTAACTCAAGCATGCGTAGAAGAATATGGTGCGGCAGTTAAGGCAGCAGCAGGCAGAACTCAACTTACTGCTAATAGTTTTCTTTGGGCTAAGGAAGTGATGGAAGAGTTTGAGTTCACTAAGTATATTGGTAAAGCCAAGGTTGTCCTTGAACCTGTAGGAGTAATTGCTTTGATTACCCCTTGGAACGCAAACAATTCCCAGATAGCTATAAAAGTAGCTACAGCTATTTCAACAGGATGCACAGTAGTTATAAAACCTAGTGAATTTTGCGCTATCCAAACTCAAATTTTGGCTGAATGTTTCCATGAAGCAGGAATACCATCAGGTGTAATTAATATAGTTAATGGCCTAGGAGGTTCGGTCGGTGCTGAATTAACTCGTAATCCAGATGTTGCAATGATTTCTTTTACTGGTTCTACTAAAACTGCTAAAATTATTCATCATGGTGCTGTTGATACCATGAAAAGAGTCATTCTTGAATTGGGAGGGAAATCACCTAATATAATTCTTGATGACGCTGATTTTACAAAAGCTATTCCACGTGCAATTATGAGTTGCTTTGGAAATAATGGACAAATGTGTATTGCTGGAAGCCGACTATTGGTTCCAGAACATCGTCTTAGTGAAGTTAAAGAGCTTATTAAAAAAGCTGTTGAAAATACCAAGGTAGGATATCCATGGGAAGAGGATACGTTTATAGGGCCTATGATAAATGAAAATCACTATAATAATGTTCAACGTTACATTAAGATTGGTATAGAAGAAGGTGCTGAACTGATAGTTGGAGGAGAAGGGCATCCTGAAGGATTGGAGAATGGCAATTTTGTAAAGCCAACAGTTTTTGCAAATGTAACTAGAGATATGACTATTGCTAGAGAAGAAATATTTGGCCCAGTTTTATCTATTTTGACTTATAGAACCGAAGAAGAAGCCGTAGAAATTGCAAATGACACAGTATATGGTTTAGGGGCATATATAAGTTCTTCTAACATAGAAAAGGCAAATCAAATTGCTTCTCAAATCGCTGCAGGAACAATTTATATAAATGATGTTATGCTTGAGATGAAAGCACCATTTGGTGGATTTAAACAATCTGGAATTGGTAGAGAATGCGGCATATACGGACTTCAAGAACATCTAGAACCTAAAACCATAATAGTTTCTAATGAGAATATTAAATAA